Proteins from one Mus pahari chromosome 10, PAHARI_EIJ_v1.1, whole genome shotgun sequence genomic window:
- the Cldn25 gene encoding putative claudin-25, whose product MACSFRGRVQLGGLLLSVLGWVCSCVTTVLPQWKTLNLDLNEMETWVSGLWEACVNQEEAGTVCKAFESFLSLPQELQVARILMVASHGLGLLGLLLSGCGLECFQFHRPGGVFKTRLCLLGGTLEASASATTLFPVSWVAYATFQDFWDDSIPEIVPRWEFGDALFLGWAAGLFLAVGGLLLIFSACLESEDGSSSWTAEATVPPACAPVEEEFDGSFHLTPRPVNQVI is encoded by the coding sequence ATGGCCTGTAGCTTCCGTGGGAGAGTCCAGCTTGGAGGTCTGCTCCTCTCTGTCCTTGGCTGGGTGTGCTCCTGTGTCACCACCGTTCTTCCCCAGTGGAAGACTCTCAATCTGgatctgaatgaaatggaaacCTGGGTCTCGGGACTCTGGGAGGCATGCGTGAATCAGGAGGAGGCTGGCACTGTATGCAAAGCCTTCGAGTCGTTTTTGTCTCTGCCCCAGGAGCTACAGGTAGCCCGAATTCTCATGGTGGCTTCCCATGGGCTGGGACTATTGGGACTTCTGCTGTCTGGCTGCGGGTTGGAATGCTTCCAGTTTCACAGGCCTGGAGGAGTTTTCAAGACTCGACTATGCCTCCTGGGAGGGACTCTGGAAGCATCAGCTTCGGCCACCACCCTGTTTCCAGTCTCCTGGGTGGCCTATGCCACATTCCAAGACTTCTGGGATGACAGCATCCCTGAGATTGTGCCCCGGTGGGAGTTTGGAGACGCCTTGTTCctgggctgggctgctgggcttTTCCTAGCTGTGGGTGGACTCCTCCTCATCTTTTCTGCTTGCCTGGAAAGTGAAGATGGATCTTCTTCCTGGACGGCTGAAGCCACAGTCCCACCAGCCTGTGCTCCAGTAGAGGAAGAATTCGATGGTTCCTTCCACCTCACCCCAAGACCGGTGAACCAGGTCATCTAG
- the Zw10 gene encoding centromere/kinetochore protein zw10 homolog, giving the protein MASFVTEVLAHSGSLEKEDLGTRISRLTRRVEEIKGEVCNMISKKYSEFLPTMQSAQALVTQVETLSNDIDQLKSRIETEVCRDLHISTVEFTNLKQQLERDSVVLTLLKQLQEFSSAIEEYSSALAERKYIPAARHLEEAQEYLKLLKYRKCFDVKMLKSLSMELTVQKQNILYHLGEDWQKLVVWKFPPSKDTSSLESCLQTELHLCTEQPEKEEMTPLPSISSVLLAFSILGELPTKLKSFGQMLLKYILKPLVTCPSLHAVIERQPSSVSICFQSLTTDLEHPSPPEAFAKIRLVLEVLQKQLLDLPPDADLEIGKVPEVALAEMLGEVIWEDLSECLIRNCLVYSIPTNSSKLQEYEEIIQSTEEFEKSLKEMRFLKGDTTDLLKYARNVNSHFANKKCQDVIVAARNLMTSEIHNTVKIGPDCKETLPDLPSPDADHKLQVQKVCKVQFTDTGNLEPETSLDPQSFSLPTCRISEAVKKLMELAYQTLLEATTSSDQCAVQLFYSVRNIFHLFHDVVPTYHKENLQKLPQLAAIHHNNCMYIAHHLLTLGHQFRLRLAPILCDGTTTFVDLVPGFRRLGTECFLAQMQAQKGELLDRLSSARNFANMDDEENYSAANKAVRQVLHQLRRLGIVWQDVLPVNIYCKAMGTLLNTAIAEMMGRITALEDISTEDGDRLYSLCKTVMDEGPQVFAPLSDENKNKKYQEEVPIYVSKWMPFKELMIMLQANLQEIGDRWADGKGPLATAFPSSEVKALIRALFQNTERRAAALAKIK; this is encoded by the exons ATGGCCTCTTTCGTGACAGAAGTCTTGGCCCACTCGGGGAGCCTAGAGAAGGAGGATCTGGGCACCAGGATCAGCCGCTTGACCCGGCGGGTGGAGGAGATCAAG GGTGAGGTATGTAATATGATCAGCAAGAAGTACAGTGAGTTCCTGCCTACCATGCAGAGCGCACAGGCCCTAGTTACCCAGGTGGAGACTCTATCTAATGACATCGACCAGCTGAAATCCAGGATAGAGACTGAG GTCTGCCGGGATCTTCACATATCAACCGTTGAATTTACAAACTTGAAGCAGCAGCTGGAAAGAGACTCTGTAGTCCTAACTCTGCTCAAACAACTCCAAGAG ttttcctCTGCTATTGAAGAGTATAGCAGTGCCTTAGCAGAGAGGAAGTACATCCCTGCTGCTCGGCACCTGGAAGAG GCCCAGGAGTACTTGAAGTTACTAAAGTACAGAAAATGCTTTGACGTAAAAATGTTGAAGTCTCTCAGCATGGAGCTCACTGTCCAGAAGCAGAACATACTTTACCACCTCGGAGAAGACTGGCAGAAGCTGGTTGTATGGAAGTTTCCGCCGTCAAAAG ATACCAGCAGCTTAGAGTCTTGTCTACAAACGGAGCTTCATTTATGCACTGAGCAGCCGGAGAAAGAGGAGATGACTCCTCTGCCGTCCATCAGTTCTGTCCTCTTGGCCTTTTCTATTCTTGGAGAATTACCCACCAAGCTGAAGTCTTTTG GTCAGATGCTGCTGAAGTATATACTTAAGCCTCTGGTGACTTGCCCATCGCTCCACGCTGTGATCGAAAGGCAGCCGAGTTCAGTTAGCATTTGTTTCCAGTCTCTGACCACGGACTTGGAACACCCATCACCACCGGAAGCTTTTGCAAAGATCCGATTGGTCCTGGAAGTGCTCCAGAAACAGCTTCTAG ATTTGCCTCCTGATGCTGACCTAGAAATTGGAAAAGTCCCTGAGGTCGCGTTGGCTGAGATGCTTGGTGAGGTGATCTGGGAGGACCTTTCTGAGTGCCTCATCAGAAACTGCTTGGTTTACTCTATCCCCACAAACAGCAGCAAGCTCCAGGAGTATGAAGAG ATTATACAGTCCACAGAAGAATTTGAGAAGTCCCTAAAGGAgatgagatttttaaaaggagatacTACTGACTTGCTGAAATATGCTCGCAATGTCAATTCTCATTTTGCTAATAAGAAGTGCCAGGATGTGATTGTGGCGGCTAGAAATCTAATGACCTCTGAAATTCACAACACCGTGAAG ATTGGTCCCGATTGTAAGGAAACCTTACCAGACTTACCCAGTCCCGATGCTGACCACAAGCTACAGGTGCAGAAGGTCTGCAAAGTGCAGTTCACCGACACCGGGAACTTAGAGCCTGAGACTTCACTGGACCCTCAGTCCTTTTCTTTACCCACGTGCCGTATCAGCGAGGCTGTGAAGAAGTTAATGGAGCTCGCTTATCAGACTTTACTTGAGGCAACAACAAGTAGCGACCAATG TGCTGTCCAGCTTTTCTACTCAGTGAGGAATATCTTCCATTTGTTCCATGATGTGGTGCCAACATACCACAA GGAGAACCTTCAGAAGCTCCCCCAGTTGGCTGCCATTCACCACAACAACTGCATGTATATTGCTCACCACTTGCTGACCCTCGGTCATCAGTTCAGATTGCGGCTCGCTCCCATTCTTTGCGATGGCACAACCACCTTTGTGGACCTTGTACCTGGCTTCAGAAGACTTG GGACGGAATGTTTTTTGGCTCAAATGCAGGCACAGAAAGGAGAACTTCTGGACAGGTTATCAAGTGCTAGAAACTTTGCGAACATGGACGATGAAGAGAATTACTCTGCAGCGAACAAGGCAGTGAGGCAG GTGCTGCACCAGCTAAGGAGACTTGGGATTGTGTGGCAGGATGTCCTGCCAGTGAACATATACTGCAAGGCCATGGGGACCTTGCTGAACACAGCGATTGCTGAGATGATGGGCAGAATCACTGCTCTAGAG GACATCTCGACTGAAGATGGTGATAGATTGTATTCCCTGTGCAAAACAGTCATGGATGAAGGGCCACAAGTGTTTGCACCTCTGTctgatgaaaacaaaaacaagaaataccAAGAAGAGGTTCCCATCTATGTGTCCAAATGGATGCCTTTCAAAGAACTCATGATAATGCTACAAGCTAACTTGCAAGAAATTGGAGATCG GTGGGCAGATGGAAAAGGGCCCCTGGCAACTGCCTTCCCTTCCAGCGAAGTCAAAGCTTTAATCCGTGCCTTGTTccagaacacagaaagaagagCGGCTGCCCTTGCTAAGATTAAATAG